One window of the Shewanella maritima genome contains the following:
- a CDS encoding TonB-dependent receptor produces MLKFKPSLLTVAMAAGMKMMFIPSTALAAEQTTNNAETEIEVSATAAQNAASTTTSNTNSSDAAAEEAGDIERISVRGYSRSLIDSINAKRFGDTVSEQLSADDLGSLPDVSMADALTRLPGISAVRTGGQAAEINIRGMSGGFVFSTLNGREQVSTSGSRSIEFDQYPSELITSAAVYKSPKASLIEGGVAGTVELATVSPLSKTDTHNFVANVRGMYNDRASEVYGAEEYGHRVSFSYQGKYLEDTLGVAVGYARLDQPSVATQFIGLAYNDVKDVDGIVGDMDGTEDCPECEYISEGFELQHLGGVERRNGYMGAIEWAPVDNFTLKADAFISRFDSEAFARGFRVKLGGQGASVANPVLDGNSVIGGTFNRTSKSFTRVELVNDDNQDFDEVDNYGINADWQVTDNLNVNVDVSLSSAKSDFRNGLLWSNVAVDATADTPLFDENVSISYLLNGLDLPDVGFNQADAFTDIDRVMVSKYGIYPFENEDELKAYRVDFEYTLDNEYISSIEFGARYSDRTYSNDRSVFEYGNDGAFSKSEPPLQLTSDMATVVNWEGDFSYFPSYLAIDLNSALNAWFPSGIPQPVQTWGNAGGVIDPKGYTTNYSWSVLQSGDVFEKVTSGYVMANINMELGDIPVTGNFGVRVVHTDQSATMLQNVEGDPELGAQNITDEIGIINQNYAPTVQGLTYTDYLPSINLNFGITDNSQIRFAAAKVMSRPPINRLAGDISATVNDDGEINGSSTNNPFLIPFYATQYDLSYERYFEEGAFVAALFYKDIDSFIDTFAIEGYDFKGNGFNVPDYIIDEDSGEQIKTTNGTYTTAVNNADGGYIRGLELAYTQIFTFLPDAFSGLGFSGSYSYTQSEVESITSLGGDSVKQSLDGLSDHVANATLFYEYEGFETRISARYRSDFVSEQVAINEQVVNFDAETVVDYQASYQVTEGLGVLFQVNNLTDEPTKSYFGTESKTGTIQYFGREFYLGVNYVM; encoded by the coding sequence ATGCTCAAGTTCAAGCCCAGTCTTTTGACTGTGGCTATGGCTGCTGGTATGAAAATGATGTTCATACCCAGTACTGCTCTAGCTGCAGAACAAACCACCAATAATGCTGAAACCGAAATAGAAGTTTCAGCCACCGCTGCGCAAAATGCAGCTTCAACGACTACAAGTAACACCAACTCAAGCGATGCTGCCGCAGAAGAAGCGGGCGATATTGAGCGCATCAGTGTTCGTGGTTATAGCCGCAGCTTGATTGATTCGATTAATGCAAAACGCTTTGGTGATACCGTTTCTGAACAGTTATCTGCCGATGATTTAGGCTCGCTGCCTGATGTGTCTATGGCCGATGCACTGACGCGTCTGCCGGGGATCAGTGCGGTGCGTACTGGTGGTCAGGCTGCCGAAATCAATATTCGCGGTATGTCTGGTGGTTTTGTTTTTTCAACCTTGAATGGTCGTGAGCAGGTATCAACCAGTGGCTCACGTAGTATTGAGTTTGACCAATATCCATCTGAGCTAATTACTTCAGCAGCGGTGTATAAGTCACCAAAAGCATCGCTAATTGAAGGCGGTGTTGCGGGTACGGTTGAGCTAGCAACAGTTAGCCCGCTGAGTAAAACTGACACTCATAACTTTGTTGCCAATGTTCGCGGCATGTACAACGACCGTGCGAGCGAGGTTTATGGCGCAGAGGAATATGGTCACAGGGTCAGTTTTTCTTATCAAGGTAAGTACCTTGAAGACACCTTAGGCGTGGCAGTGGGTTATGCACGTCTAGATCAGCCTAGCGTAGCTACTCAGTTTATTGGTTTGGCTTACAACGATGTCAAAGACGTTGACGGTATCGTAGGTGACATGGACGGCACTGAAGATTGTCCTGAGTGTGAATACATCAGTGAAGGTTTCGAGCTGCAGCATTTAGGCGGCGTTGAGAGGCGTAACGGTTACATGGGCGCGATTGAATGGGCGCCAGTAGATAATTTCACCTTAAAAGCCGATGCCTTTATCTCACGTTTTGACAGTGAAGCCTTTGCACGTGGCTTTAGGGTTAAGCTGGGCGGGCAGGGTGCATCAGTTGCCAACCCTGTGCTTGATGGTAATTCAGTGATTGGTGGCACGTTCAACCGTACTTCTAAAAGCTTTACCCGCGTTGAGTTAGTGAATGACGATAATCAGGACTTCGATGAAGTCGACAACTATGGCATCAATGCCGACTGGCAAGTCACAGACAATCTAAACGTCAATGTCGACGTGTCGTTATCTTCGGCTAAAAGCGATTTTCGCAACGGTTTGTTATGGTCTAACGTTGCGGTGGATGCAACCGCAGACACACCACTGTTTGATGAAAACGTGTCAATTAGCTATTTGCTGAATGGGTTAGATTTACCTGATGTTGGTTTTAATCAAGCTGATGCCTTTACCGATATCGACCGGGTGATGGTGAGTAAATACGGTATCTACCCATTTGAAAATGAAGATGAACTTAAAGCTTACCGCGTTGATTTTGAATACACCTTAGACAACGAATACATCTCAAGTATTGAGTTTGGTGCCCGCTACTCTGATCGCACTTATTCAAACGATCGCTCAGTATTTGAATATGGTAATGACGGCGCGTTTTCAAAATCAGAGCCGCCATTACAGCTCACTTCAGACATGGCAACTGTTGTGAATTGGGAGGGTGATTTCAGCTACTTCCCATCTTACCTTGCTATCGATTTAAACAGCGCCTTAAATGCCTGGTTCCCGAGCGGCATACCACAACCTGTACAAACCTGGGGTAATGCTGGTGGTGTGATAGACCCTAAAGGCTACACCACTAACTACTCTTGGTCTGTGCTGCAAAGTGGTGATGTGTTTGAAAAGGTCACTTCGGGTTATGTGATGGCTAACATCAACATGGAGTTAGGTGATATTCCTGTCACCGGTAACTTCGGTGTGCGCGTGGTGCATACCGACCAGTCCGCAACCATGCTGCAAAATGTTGAAGGTGATCCTGAGTTAGGTGCGCAAAACATAACCGATGAAATCGGCATTATTAACCAAAACTACGCGCCAACGGTGCAAGGCTTAACCTATACCGATTACCTACCATCAATTAACTTAAATTTTGGCATTACCGATAACTCGCAAATTCGTTTTGCGGCAGCGAAGGTCATGTCGCGCCCACCAATTAACCGCCTAGCAGGTGACATTAGCGCCACGGTTAATGACGATGGTGAGATTAACGGCTCAAGTACAAATAACCCATTCTTAATTCCGTTTTATGCGACTCAGTATGACTTATCGTATGAGCGTTATTTTGAAGAGGGCGCGTTTGTTGCAGCACTTTTCTATAAGGATATTGACTCATTTATCGATACTTTCGCCATTGAGGGCTATGACTTCAAAGGTAACGGCTTCAACGTACCTGACTACATCATTGACGAAGACAGCGGTGAGCAAATCAAAACCACTAATGGCACCTACACAACGGCGGTAAACAATGCTGATGGTGGTTACATTCGTGGCCTAGAGCTAGCGTATACGCAAATCTTCACTTTCTTACCTGATGCATTCTCAGGCTTAGGCTTTAGCGGTAGCTACTCATATACCCAATCAGAAGTTGAATCTATCACTAGCCTTGGTGGCGATAGCGTTAAGCAATCGCTTGATGGCTTATCTGATCACGTTGCTAATGCGACCTTGTTCTATGAGTACGAAGGCTTTGAAACTCGCATTAGTGCACGTTACCGCTCTGACTTTGTTTCTGAGCAGGTGGCAATCAACGAGCAAGTGGTCAACTTCGATGCCGAAACCGTTGTGGATTATCAAGCGTCATATCAAGTCACTGAAGGCTTAGGTGTGTTGTTCCAGGTGAATAACTTAACCGACGAGCCAACAAAGAGTTACTTCGGCACAGAGTCTAAAACCGGCACCATTCAATACTTTGGCCGCGAATTTTATCTGGGGGTGAACTATGTCATGTAA
- a CDS encoding OsmC family protein — translation MAFNLTVNWQTSPADEGEFNRDHQIEFGSGQVIQASSAPEYKGSEDKINPEENLLAALSSCHMLTFLAIAHLKRLPVASYVDNAKAELGKNASGKIAVTKMSLFPEVVFADGVEVSPEVIDKIHQKAHANCFIANSLACEVEINY, via the coding sequence ATGGCATTTAATTTAACTGTTAACTGGCAAACATCGCCAGCAGACGAAGGTGAGTTCAATCGCGACCATCAAATTGAGTTTGGCAGTGGTCAGGTTATTCAGGCCTCATCAGCCCCTGAGTACAAGGGCAGCGAAGACAAGATTAATCCAGAAGAGAACTTATTAGCGGCGTTATCTTCTTGCCACATGCTAACCTTCTTAGCCATTGCCCACTTAAAGCGCTTACCAGTTGCCAGCTATGTCGATAACGCCAAAGCTGAACTGGGTAAAAACGCCAGCGGCAAGATTGCTGTCACTAAAATGAGTTTGTTTCCAGAAGTGGTATTCGCCGATGGTGTTGAAGTCAGCCCTGAAGTGATTGATAAAATTCATCAAAAAGCCCACGCAAACTGCTTTATTGCAAATTCTCTCGCCTGTGAAGTTGAGATTAACTACTAG